One window of the Methylocystis parvus OBBP genome contains the following:
- the nuoH gene encoding NADH-quinone oxidoreductase subunit NuoH, protein MNAITAYLAESPVLLAIIKSVLIAVVLLIYVAYVILADRKIWAAVQLRRGPNVVGPWGLLQSFADFIKFAIKEPVIPDTANKGIFLFAPFIMATLSIAAWAVIPVSDGGWVVGDINVGILYIFALSSLGVYGVIMGGWASNSKYPFLSALRSAAQMVSYEVSIGFVIITVLLCAGSLNLTDIVRAQDTAYGMAGWYWLRLFPMFVIFFVSALAETNRPPFDLVEAESELVAGFMIEYSATPYVLFMLAEYVAIVTMCALLTILFFGGWLPPANIAPFTWVPGVIWFILKVSFFFFFFAMVKAFVPRYRYDQLMRLGWKVFLPISLVMVVIVAAALQFGPGLIAS, encoded by the coding sequence ATGAACGCCATCACCGCTTATCTGGCCGAAAGCCCTGTTCTGCTCGCCATCATCAAGAGCGTGCTGATCGCGGTCGTTCTGCTGATCTACGTGGCCTATGTCATTCTCGCCGACCGCAAGATCTGGGCGGCCGTGCAATTGCGCCGCGGACCGAACGTCGTCGGACCCTGGGGCCTGCTGCAGAGCTTCGCGGACTTCATCAAATTCGCGATCAAGGAGCCGGTCATCCCCGATACGGCGAATAAGGGGATCTTCCTGTTTGCGCCCTTCATCATGGCGACGCTCTCCATCGCCGCCTGGGCGGTGATTCCCGTGTCGGACGGCGGCTGGGTCGTCGGCGACATCAATGTCGGCATTCTCTATATCTTCGCGCTGTCCTCGCTCGGCGTTTACGGCGTGATCATGGGCGGCTGGGCGTCGAACTCGAAATATCCGTTCCTCTCGGCGCTCCGCTCCGCCGCGCAGATGGTGTCCTACGAGGTCTCGATCGGCTTCGTCATCATCACCGTGCTGCTCTGCGCCGGTTCGCTGAACCTCACCGACATTGTGAGGGCGCAGGACACCGCCTACGGCATGGCCGGATGGTATTGGCTGCGCCTCTTCCCGATGTTCGTCATCTTCTTCGTCTCCGCGCTCGCTGAAACGAACCGTCCGCCCTTCGATCTTGTCGAGGCCGAGTCGGAGCTCGTCGCGGGCTTCATGATCGAATATTCGGCGACGCCTTATGTGCTGTTCATGCTCGCCGAATATGTGGCGATCGTGACCATGTGCGCGCTACTGACGATCCTGTTCTTCGGCGGCTGGCTGCCGCCCGCCAATATCGCGCCCTTCACCTGGGTTCCGGGCGTGATCTGGTTCATCCTGAAGGTCAGCTTCTTCTTCTTCTTCTTCGCCATGGTGAAGGCGTTCGTGCCGCGTTACCGGTACGATCAGCTGATGCGGCTGGGCTGGAAAGTCTTCCTGCCGATCTCGCTCGTCATGGTTGTCATCGTCGCCGCGGCGCTGCAGTTCGGCCCCGGCCTGATCGCGAGCTAA
- the nuoI gene encoding NADH-quinone oxidoreductase subunit NuoI, with protein sequence MRLDQAAKSLFLSEFVSAFWLSMRYFFKPKATINYPHERNPQSPRFRGEHALRRYPNGEERCIACKLCEAICPAQAITIEAGPRRNDGTRRTTRYDIDMVKCIYCGFCQEACPVDAIVEGPNQEFATETREELYYTKERLLENGARWEREIARNIALDAPYR encoded by the coding sequence ATGAGACTGGACCAAGCCGCCAAGTCGCTCTTCCTGTCGGAATTCGTCAGCGCCTTCTGGCTGTCGATGCGCTATTTCTTCAAGCCGAAGGCGACGATCAACTATCCGCACGAGCGCAATCCGCAGTCGCCGCGCTTTCGCGGCGAGCATGCGCTGCGCCGTTATCCGAACGGCGAAGAGCGCTGCATCGCCTGCAAGCTCTGCGAGGCGATCTGTCCTGCTCAGGCGATCACGATCGAAGCCGGCCCGCGCCGCAACGACGGCACCCGCCGCACGACGCGCTACGACATCGACATGGTGAAGTGCATCTATTGCGGTTTCTGCCAGGAAGCCTGCCCGGTCGACGCGATCGTCGAGGGGCCGAACCAGGAATTCGCGACGGAAACGCGCGAGGAGCTCTACTACACCAAGGAGCGCCTGCTCGAGAACGGCGCGCGCTGGGAACGCGAGATCGCGCGCAACATCGCGCTCGACGCGCCCTATCGGTAA
- a CDS encoding NADH-quinone oxidoreductase subunit J produces the protein MAAVFFYLFATIMIASACVVIFARNPVHSVLFLILAFCNGAGLFLLAGAEFLAMLLIVVYVGAVAVLFLFVVMMLDVDFAELKQGFAKYLPLSAGVGVVILAELGMVAVGWQPSGEAKNLLETPIAANVSNTAALGQVLYTKYAIFFQTSALVLLTAMIGAIVLTLHHKPNVKRQKIAEQNARNAKNVVEIKKVPFRTGV, from the coding sequence GTGGCGGCTGTATTTTTCTACCTCTTCGCGACGATCATGATCGCGTCGGCCTGCGTCGTGATCTTCGCGCGCAATCCGGTGCATTCGGTGCTGTTCCTGATCCTCGCCTTCTGCAACGGCGCGGGTCTTTTCCTTCTCGCGGGCGCCGAATTCCTGGCGATGCTGCTCATCGTCGTCTATGTCGGCGCGGTCGCGGTGCTCTTCCTCTTCGTCGTCATGATGCTCGATGTCGATTTCGCGGAGTTGAAGCAAGGCTTCGCCAAATATCTGCCGCTCAGCGCCGGCGTCGGCGTCGTCATCCTCGCCGAGCTCGGCATGGTCGCGGTCGGCTGGCAGCCATCGGGCGAAGCCAAGAACCTGCTCGAGACCCCGATCGCCGCGAATGTCTCCAACACTGCTGCGCTCGGCCAGGTGCTCTATACGAAATATGCGATTTTCTTCCAGACGTCGGCGCTGGTGCTGCTCACCGCCATGATCGGCGCCATCGTGCTGACGCTGCATCACAAGCCGAACGTCAAGCGCCAGAAGATCGCCGAGCAGAACGCGCGCAACGCCAAGAATGTCGTCGAGATCAAGAAAGTTCCGTTCCGGACGGGCGTCTAA
- the nuoK gene encoding NADH-quinone oxidoreductase subunit NuoK → MTIGLTHYLVVAAILFTLGVAGIILNRKNIIVILMSVELILLSVNLNFVAFSQSLGDLVGQVFALFVLTVAAAEAAIGLAILVAFYRNRGTIAVEDINELKG, encoded by the coding sequence ATGACCATCGGCCTTACGCATTACCTCGTCGTCGCCGCCATTCTGTTCACGCTCGGCGTCGCGGGCATCATCCTCAACCGCAAGAACATCATCGTTATCCTGATGTCGGTGGAGCTGATCCTCTTGTCGGTGAATCTCAACTTCGTCGCCTTCTCGCAGTCGCTGGGCGATCTCGTCGGTCAGGTGTTCGCGCTCTTCGTGCTCACCGTCGCCGCCGCCGAGGCGGCCATCGGCCTCGCGATCCTCGTCGCCTTCTATCGCAACCGCGGCACGATCGCGGTCGAAGACATCAATGAGCTGAAGGGCTGA